The following DNA comes from Terriglobales bacterium.
CTAAGGCACGCATCACCTACCACGGCACCGTGCTCAGCGGCGTAAAGATCGGCGAGCATGGCATGCTGGGCGCGATGGGCGTGGCCACAAAAGATATTGAGCCCTATCACATCAAGGGTGGCATTCCTGCCAGGACGCTAAAGGTTAAAACCATTGCTCCTCCTGGCCAGCCCCCATCCCCTGAGAAAAAGTAGGACGCATTGGCATTGTTGGCGTCTTTTTTGAGCAATCGGCGTTGATCCGCGTTCATCCGCGGCGAAAAGATTTGAAACTCGAAACTTGAAACTGTCGCCGTGTTACCATCGTAAAAACCTTCGTCTCCAGAGAGTTGAATGTCACCTGAAGCAACGTCCATACAAAAACCGCGCGTGCTGAGCGGCATGCGCCCCACCGGCAAACTTCATCTGGGAAATTACGTAGGCGCCCTGGAAAACTGGGTGAAGCTGCAGGAGGGTGGTAAGTACGCCTGTTATTTCTTCATTGCCGACTGGCATGCGCTGACCACCGACTACGCCGATACATCACAGATCAAGCAGAATTGCGTAGAGATCCTGCTCGATTGGCTCGCCGCCGGGCTCGATCCGGAGCGCTCGACCATCTTTATTCAGTCCCATGTGCCGCAGCACGCCGAGCTTCATCTTTTGCTTTCCATGATCACCCCGCTGGGCTGGCTCGAGCGTGTGCCCTCGTACAAAGAGCAACAACAGAATCTGGGCAACAAAGACCTCAACACCTACGGCTTCCTGGGCTATCCCCTGCTGATGGCGTCCGATATTCTGATGTACCAGGCCGACGTTGTTCCCGTAGGCGACGACCAGGTAGCACACATTGAGCTGACCCGCGAGGTCGCGCGGCGGTTCAATCAGTTTTATCCGGGAGACGACAAGTTTGTTTTTCCTGAACCGCAGCCGCTGCTCACGCCTTCGCCAAAGCTGCCGGGCACCGATGGCCGCAAGATGTCGAAATCGTACGGCAACACCATCCTGCTGACTGATCCCGAGCCGGTGGTCCGGCAAAAGCTAAAACCCATGGTCACCGATCCGGCGCGGGTGCGGCGCACTGATCCGGGCAATCCTGATGTGTGTCCGGTGGGCGACTTGCACAAAATCTTCAGCAGCGCCGAAACCCTGGATAAGGTAAACACCGGCTGCCGCACCGCCGGCATTGGATGTATTGAATGTAAAAGCTGGGCCGCCGACGCCATTGTGGCAAAGCTTGCGCCCATGCAGGAGCGGCGGCAAAAATATGAACAGAATCCACGGCTGGCTTGGGATATTCTTGATACAGGCTCAGCCAAGGCCCAGAGGGCAGCCGAGGCCACCATGCAGGAGGCCCGAGCAGCCATGCAGATGTCGAAGGAATTTGAATGATCTGCTTTGGCTGAATGCTGAGTGCTGATTACTGATTGCTTAAAATGACTGACGTCGTTCCACAACCCGGTTCGAGCGCTGCTGCTGGCAAACCATCCGTAAACAATTCGGTGGTGGCTCAGCGTGTCAGCGACTTCCCTTTTGCGGTCAGCGTCTCGCAGGTTTATGAAGGGCCGCTGGACCTTTTGCTTGACCTGATCCGCAAGCAGGATATTGATATCTACGACATCCCCATCGCCCGCATCACGGCGCAGTTCCTCGCCTATGTGGAGCGCATGAAGCAGTTGGATGTGGATATCGCCGCTGAATTTATTTATACGGCGTCAATGCTCATCCACATCAAGTCGAAGATGCTGCTGCCGCGCGATCCGGATGCGCCCGCCGACCAGATGGAAGATCCGCGTGAAGAGCTGGTGCAACGCTTGCTGGAGCATGAAAAATTCAAAAATGCCGCGCAGATGTTACTGCAAAAACAGCAAATCGAAAATGCGGTGTGGTCGAACCCGGCGCTGCGGGAATTCAAGGACGCCGAGGGCACCGAGCCGGAGCTGGCTGCCGATGTTGTAGACCTGGTGCGCACCTTCCAACAAATATTGGCCCGCGCCCGATCGCGGCCTATGTTGCAGGTGGATGACGAAACCGTCACGGTCTCGCAGATGATTGATTACATGCGTCGGCGGCTGCTTCTGGAAGAGCGCCCCATACGGCTCAAGCAATTGCTGCAGCACACGCAATCGCGCCGCACGCTGGTGTGCGCATTTCTGGCCTTGCTGGAGCTGGTGCGGTTGCAGGCCATCCTGCTGCGGCAGGACCGGGTCTTCGGCGATATCCTGATTAAAAAACATGCCATGTTCGATACCGTCTTCGCCGAGGGAGAATCCGCGGCCGTCAAAGATGATTGGAGATAACCGTTCCGCTCTGCCGAAGGCCGGCGCGAAGCGCCTATAGAAAGCCAAAGACAGAGCTTTTTTATGAATCTAAAGTCCAAAATCGAAGCCATTATTTATGCTGCCGAAGAACCGGTCAGCATTGACCAGATGACTGCCGTTCTCAAAGATGAGTTGGCAGCCGGGGAAGATGCGGGCACGAAGGACGACGCCAAAGAAAAAGTCCGTGCCGCAGTGGAAGAGCTGATCGTTGCTTTTGCCTCCGACGAACGCGGTATCGAAGTCCGCAAAATCGGCGGGGGCTACCGCATGAGCACCAAGCCCGAGCACCACGATGCGGTGCGTGCTTTTGCGAAAAGCCTGAAGCCGCCTATCAGGCTCTCGTTGCCTGCGCTGGAGACGCTGGCCGTGATCGCCTACAAGCAGCCCATCACCGGGCCCGAGATCGCCGAGATTCGCGGCGTTGACACCAGCGGAGTGCTGGCCACGCTCATTGACCGCAAGCTGATCACCACGGCCGGACGCAAGGCCGTAGTCGGCCGTCCGATTCTGTACAAAACTACAAAGGAGTTTCTGCTGCGCTTTGGACTGAGCGAGCTGAACGAACTGCCCAGTGTGGAAGAATTCGAGAAGATCGCTGGTGAATCGTTGCGCCAGCAAGGACTGTTTGCCGAAGTTGCCATCGCTGATGCTACTGGCATCCCTGATGCCGAGCCCGAGCCGGCGCAGGCTGCTGAAAACACGGAAGCCGTAAGCGCTGAAGTTCCCAAAAACGGAGCTCCTGAAATTCAGACTACGGGAGATCGTGCAACATCGGAAGAAGAAGCCAACACTTCGGAACATCTTGGCTAAGAGCCAAAT
Coding sequences within:
- a CDS encoding segregation/condensation protein A; the encoded protein is MTDVVPQPGSSAAAGKPSVNNSVVAQRVSDFPFAVSVSQVYEGPLDLLLDLIRKQDIDIYDIPIARITAQFLAYVERMKQLDVDIAAEFIYTASMLIHIKSKMLLPRDPDAPADQMEDPREELVQRLLEHEKFKNAAQMLLQKQQIENAVWSNPALREFKDAEGTEPELAADVVDLVRTFQQILARARSRPMLQVDDETVTVSQMIDYMRRRLLLEERPIRLKQLLQHTQSRRTLVCAFLALLELVRLQAILLRQDRVFGDILIKKHAMFDTVFAEGESAAVKDDWR
- the scpB gene encoding SMC-Scp complex subunit ScpB, giving the protein MNLKSKIEAIIYAAEEPVSIDQMTAVLKDELAAGEDAGTKDDAKEKVRAAVEELIVAFASDERGIEVRKIGGGYRMSTKPEHHDAVRAFAKSLKPPIRLSLPALETLAVIAYKQPITGPEIAEIRGVDTSGVLATLIDRKLITTAGRKAVVGRPILYKTTKEFLLRFGLSELNELPSVEEFEKIAGESLRQQGLFAEVAIADATGIPDAEPEPAQAAENTEAVSAEVPKNGAPEIQTTGDRATSEEEANTSEHLG
- the trpS gene encoding tryptophan--tRNA ligase, encoding MSPEATSIQKPRVLSGMRPTGKLHLGNYVGALENWVKLQEGGKYACYFFIADWHALTTDYADTSQIKQNCVEILLDWLAAGLDPERSTIFIQSHVPQHAELHLLLSMITPLGWLERVPSYKEQQQNLGNKDLNTYGFLGYPLLMASDILMYQADVVPVGDDQVAHIELTREVARRFNQFYPGDDKFVFPEPQPLLTPSPKLPGTDGRKMSKSYGNTILLTDPEPVVRQKLKPMVTDPARVRRTDPGNPDVCPVGDLHKIFSSAETLDKVNTGCRTAGIGCIECKSWAADAIVAKLAPMQERRQKYEQNPRLAWDILDTGSAKAQRAAEATMQEARAAMQMSKEFE